A region of [Bacteroides] pectinophilus DNA encodes the following proteins:
- the greA gene encoding transcription elongation factor GreA, which produces MVENKKNILTYTGLKQLEDELQQLKVVRRQEVAEKLKEARAQGDLSENAEYDAAKDEQRDIEARIEELENILKNAEVVVETEVDSDKINIGCIVKLFDFEFDEELEFSIVGSTEANSLKNKISNESPLGSALIGKKVGDVIKVETQMGEVEYKVLSISRQ; this is translated from the coding sequence ATGGTTGAGAACAAGAAGAATATTCTTACCTATACAGGTTTGAAGCAGTTAGAGGATGAGTTACAGCAGTTAAAGGTAGTCAGAAGACAGGAAGTTGCAGAGAAGCTTAAGGAAGCGAGAGCACAGGGTGACTTATCTGAGAATGCTGAGTATGATGCTGCGAAGGATGAGCAGCGTGATATTGAGGCAAGAATTGAAGAGCTTGAGAATATTCTTAAGAATGCAGAAGTTGTTGTTGAGACTGAAGTAGACTCTGATAAGATAAATATCGGCTGTATAGTTAAGCTTTTTGACTTTGAATTCGATGAGGAGCTTGAGTTCTCAATCGTTGGTTCAACAGAGGCTAACAGCCTTAAGAATAAGATTTCTAATGAATCTCCGCTTGGTTCAGCCCTCATCGGCAAGAAGGTCGGCGATGTAATCAAGGTTGAGACACAGATGGGCGAGGTTGAGTACAAGGTACTTTCAATCAGCAGACAGTAA
- a CDS encoding ABC transporter ATP-binding protein/permease: MFKINMKGPRGKSVEDWFIECYKKNEGHPMKILLGLYRGNYNKFFLAVVFFFIKHSPVWVLPIITANIINEVTVGDANCWRNMIIYGIIMIVLIALNIPMNYGYTRYKSLATRYCETGLRKALVQKLQQLSIAYHTETQSGRLQSKIMRDVEAVETLSTQMFLSILNIALNIGIALAVTISKSMVVFIFFLLTTPIAALTMVSFRNVMKKRNTEFRKEMEETSARVMEMVELIPVTRAHALEEEEVNKMSGQLLAVAEKGYRLDVIQSLFGSVGWAIFQVFQIICLIFTGWLALGHKIQVGDITLYQSYFTTIVNQVSSLMALIPTIAKGVESVNSIGEVLLADDVERNEGKKELEKVEGAFEFRDVHFRYHNSGHDVLNGLNLKVNKGETIALVGESGAGKSTILNLVIGFNMPTGGLLTIDGEDITQIDLRSYRKHLAVVPQTSILFSGSIRDNITYGQENVSDEMLRQVIEAANLAELVDSLPDGVDTAVGEHGGTLSGGQRQRISIARALIRNPQVIVLDEATSALDSISEKLIQEAISNLTRERTTFIVAHRLSTIRDADKIAVIADGRCVEYGTFDELMALKGEFYKMKMIQS; encoded by the coding sequence ATGTTTAAGATCAATATGAAAGGGCCCAGGGGAAAGTCAGTAGAAGACTGGTTCATCGAGTGTTACAAAAAGAACGAAGGGCACCCGATGAAGATTCTTCTTGGTCTCTACAGGGGCAATTATAATAAGTTTTTTCTTGCAGTAGTATTTTTCTTTATAAAGCACAGCCCGGTATGGGTGCTTCCAATCATTACGGCCAATATCATTAATGAAGTAACGGTTGGTGATGCTAACTGCTGGCGCAATATGATAATATACGGAATTATAATGATTGTTCTTATTGCGCTGAATATACCGATGAATTACGGATATACGAGGTATAAGAGTCTTGCAACGAGATATTGTGAGACAGGACTTCGTAAAGCACTTGTGCAGAAGCTTCAGCAGCTGTCAATTGCGTATCATACTGAGACGCAGTCTGGGCGTCTGCAGTCGAAGATTATGCGTGATGTAGAGGCGGTTGAGACGCTTTCAACGCAGATGTTCTTAAGTATACTTAATATCGCTCTTAATATCGGTATAGCACTTGCGGTAACGATATCGAAGAGTATGGTTGTATTCATTTTCTTTCTTCTTACAACGCCTATTGCGGCACTTACAATGGTATCGTTCCGTAATGTAATGAAGAAACGTAATACAGAGTTCCGTAAGGAGATGGAAGAGACCTCAGCCCGTGTCATGGAGATGGTTGAACTTATTCCGGTAACAAGGGCACATGCGCTTGAGGAAGAGGAAGTAAACAAGATGAGCGGACAGCTCCTTGCAGTTGCAGAAAAAGGCTACAGACTTGATGTGATTCAGTCTTTGTTTGGTTCTGTCGGCTGGGCGATATTCCAGGTATTCCAGATTATCTGTCTTATATTTACCGGATGGCTTGCACTCGGACATAAGATTCAGGTTGGTGACATCACGCTTTACCAGAGTTACTTTACAACGATAGTTAATCAGGTGTCATCACTCATGGCGCTCATTCCTACTATTGCCAAGGGCGTTGAGTCTGTTAATTCAATCGGAGAGGTACTCCTTGCCGATGACGTTGAGCGCAATGAGGGTAAGAAGGAGCTTGAGAAGGTTGAAGGAGCGTTTGAATTCAGGGATGTACATTTCAGATATCATAATTCCGGTCATGACGTGCTTAACGGACTTAATCTTAAGGTTAATAAGGGTGAGACAATTGCGCTGGTCGGTGAATCGGGAGCCGGAAAGTCGACGATACTTAATCTTGTAATCGGATTCAATATGCCTACCGGAGGACTTCTTACAATTGACGGTGAGGATATTACACAGATTGATTTAAGGTCATACAGAAAACATCTTGCGGTTGTTCCGCAGACATCAATTCTGTTCTCCGGCTCGATAAGGGATAACATAACATACGGACAGGAGAATGTGAGTGATGAGATGCTTCGTCAGGTAATCGAGGCTGCGAATCTTGCAGAACTTGTGGATTCACTTCCTGATGGTGTTGATACGGCGGTCGGCGAACACGGTGGCACGCTTTCGGGCGGACAGAGACAGAGAATATCGATTGCCCGTGCACTTATACGTAATCCGCAGGTTATCGTGCTTGATGAGGCAACATCAGCACTTGACAGTATCTCAGAGAAGCTTATTCAGGAAGCTATCAGTAATCTTACCAGGGAAAGAACTACATTTATCGTAGCACACAGGCTTTCAACCATAAGAGATGCTGATAAGATTGCTGTAATAGCCGATGGCAGATGCGTTGAGTATGGCACATTTGATGAGCTTATGGCACTTAAGGGTGAATTCTATAAAATGAAGATGATACAGAGCTGA
- a CDS encoding glycoside hydrolase family 28 protein, with product MELQIVIKTGRSVVVELTDSGKYYSEKKYDIYVNGGKFMESDKVITSLYGLKPDTEYTISAVYDGKEIAPVSVRTDYEFVTLNVKDFGAYGNGEHDDTNAIQCAIMSCPKAGRILVPAGEYKISSIFLKSDITLDLAKGAVLSAFTEREKFPILPGVIESYDETDEYNLGSWEGNPLDCFSAIVCGINVENVVITGEGTIDGNAGFDNWWYNVKVRNIAWRPRLFFINHCRNVTMHGITVQNSPSWTLHPYFSDHLKFIDVKIKNPANSHNTDGLDPESCTDVRVLGTYISVGDDCIAIKSGKIYMGRKHKIPTSDMEVRQCCMRDGHGAVTVGSEIAAGVKDVHIRDCIFMNTDRGLRVKTRRGRGRDSVLDDISFENITMDNVMTPFVVNSFYFCDPDGKTEYVATSKALPVDDRTPAIKRLTFKDIKATNCHVAGAYICGLPESKIERLTFENVDISYADDAKSGVAAMMLACKESCKAGIIVSNIKELVLKNVNVEGCEGEPVVAENADSIIK from the coding sequence ATGGAATTACAGATTGTTATTAAGACAGGAAGAAGCGTAGTTGTCGAGCTTACTGATTCAGGTAAATATTACTCAGAGAAGAAGTATGATATATATGTTAACGGCGGGAAGTTCATGGAGAGTGACAAGGTTATAACATCACTGTACGGACTTAAGCCTGATACGGAGTATACAATCAGCGCCGTATATGACGGTAAGGAGATAGCTCCTGTAAGTGTCAGGACGGATTATGAATTTGTGACACTTAATGTAAAGGATTTTGGCGCATATGGTAATGGTGAGCATGATGATACTAATGCAATCCAGTGCGCTATCATGTCATGTCCTAAGGCGGGACGTATTCTTGTCCCGGCAGGCGAGTATAAGATATCAAGTATTTTCCTGAAGAGTGATATTACACTTGATCTTGCAAAGGGAGCAGTGCTTTCTGCATTCACTGAGAGGGAGAAGTTCCCTATTCTTCCGGGAGTTATTGAAAGCTATGATGAGACTGATGAATATAATCTCGGCTCATGGGAAGGCAATCCGCTTGACTGTTTCTCAGCAATTGTATGCGGAATTAATGTGGAGAATGTAGTTATCACAGGTGAAGGAACGATTGACGGCAATGCAGGCTTTGATAACTGGTGGTATAACGTAAAGGTCCGTAATATTGCATGGAGACCGAGACTTTTCTTCATCAATCACTGCAGGAATGTAACAATGCACGGAATAACAGTGCAGAATTCTCCGTCATGGACGCTTCATCCTTACTTTAGTGACCATCTTAAGTTTATTGATGTTAAGATTAAGAATCCTGCCAATTCACATAACACAGACGGACTTGATCCTGAGTCATGTACAGACGTAAGAGTGCTTGGTACATACATTTCGGTTGGTGATGACTGTATAGCAATAAAGTCGGGTAAGATCTACATGGGCAGAAAGCATAAGATTCCTACATCCGATATGGAAGTACGCCAGTGCTGCATGCGCGACGGACATGGTGCCGTAACGGTCGGAAGTGAGATTGCGGCAGGTGTTAAGGATGTTCATATAAGAGACTGTATTTTCATGAACACAGACAGAGGCTTAAGAGTTAAGACGCGCCGCGGACGTGGCAGGGATTCAGTGCTTGATGATATTTCATTTGAGAATATTACAATGGACAATGTAATGACACCGTTTGTTGTAAACAGCTTTTATTTCTGCGACCCTGACGGTAAGACTGAGTATGTCGCAACAAGCAAGGCTCTGCCTGTAGATGACAGAACTCCGGCTATTAAGAGACTTACATTCAAGGATATTAAGGCAACGAACTGCCATGTGGCAGGTGCATATATCTGCGGACTGCCGGAGAGTAAGATTGAGCGTCTTACATTTGAGAATGTAGATATAAGCTATGCAGACGATGCAAAGTCAGGTGTTGCAGCTATGATGCTTGCATGTAAAGAATCATGCAAGGCAGGAATTATTGTAAGCAACATCAAGGAGCTTGTACTTAAGAACGTTAATGTGGAAGGCTGCGAGGGCGAACCTGTTGTCGCAGAGAATGCTGATTCAATCATTAAATAG
- a CDS encoding glycoside hydrolase family 88 protein — protein sequence MKNQKVEKFIDGYLKNFKSAKVDKWNYEDGCVLKGAQMMYQVTGEEKYKTFILEYLKKYINEDGTINYYNAEDYNIDNVSTGTVLFFAYDETGEEKYRNAIEHIMDQLRKQPRTQEGNFWHKNIYPNQVWLDGLYMGQVFYMMYESRFGGKEHYSDIIKQFKLVRRNMFNDEKQLYYHAYDESRQMYWADKTTGLSQNFWLRSMGWYLLALIECLDAIDQSVYEYYDDLKSLFKEALKGVLKYQDEKTHLFYQVIDRADVKENYLETSGSAMIAYAMLKACRMKAVLAEKYEDNAISIFEALADNKLEEVDGELKLGGICSVAGLGGKEKRDGSLKYYFSEPVVYDDHKGVGPFIMAYSEINRL from the coding sequence GTGAAGAATCAGAAGGTAGAGAAGTTTATTGACGGGTATCTGAAGAATTTTAAGAGTGCCAAGGTTGATAAGTGGAATTATGAGGACGGATGTGTGCTTAAGGGTGCACAGATGATGTATCAGGTAACAGGTGAGGAGAAATATAAGACATTTATACTTGAGTACCTTAAAAAATATATAAATGAAGACGGAACAATTAATTATTATAACGCTGAAGACTACAATATCGACAACGTAAGCACCGGAACGGTTCTTTTCTTTGCATATGATGAGACAGGAGAAGAGAAGTACCGCAATGCAATAGAGCATATTATGGATCAGCTCCGTAAGCAGCCGAGAACACAGGAAGGAAACTTCTGGCACAAGAACATTTATCCTAATCAGGTATGGCTTGACGGATTGTATATGGGACAGGTCTTCTATATGATGTATGAGAGCAGATTCGGCGGCAAGGAGCACTACAGCGATATAATTAAGCAGTTTAAGCTTGTGCGCAGGAATATGTTCAATGATGAGAAGCAGCTTTATTATCATGCATATGATGAGAGCAGACAGATGTATTGGGCTGATAAGACTACAGGGCTGTCACAGAACTTCTGGCTCCGTTCAATGGGCTGGTATCTGCTTGCACTTATAGAATGCCTTGATGCAATCGACCAGAGCGTATATGAGTATTATGACGACCTTAAGAGCCTTTTCAAGGAGGCACTCAAGGGAGTACTGAAGTATCAGGATGAGAAGACGCACCTGTTCTATCAGGTAATAGACCGTGCCGATGTCAAGGAGAATTATCTTGAGACATCAGGCTCTGCAATGATAGCATATGCAATGCTTAAGGCATGCAGAATGAAGGCGGTTCTTGCGGAGAAGTATGAGGATAATGCAATCAGTATATTTGAAGCACTTGCTGATAATAAACTTGAGGAAGTTGACGGAGAGCTTAAGCTTGGCGGCATATGCTCAGTAGCTGGTCTTGGAGGCAAGGAAAAGCGTGACGGCAGCCTGAAGTACTATTTCAGTGAACCGGTTGTATATGATGACCATAAGGGCGTTGGACCATTTATAATGGCATATTCTGAGATTAACAGATTATAA
- a CDS encoding family 43 glycosylhydrolase: MINQLENAIYLENLSQIKRILQENPKEINREDEHGVAMAFLAAKSGNEQILRYIVEYSLANMNMVDRDHRNILHYATMSGSLKCVKYLVEKVGMSPVSGDFNLVTPYDIAHDNKFMDIEAYYEEVTGAPITQMYRNPIRTGFYPDPSIVRVGDDYYMVNSSFIYFPCIPVSHSKDLIHWEIIGHAITNTQWAMLDELEGGRGYWAPDISYYEGRFYITATYRLNDTGTVYRKQIVVSSDKPEGPYSKPAIIDEDGIDPSIFNDDDGRRYMLLNRGARIFELSKDATKKISEAQMLYYGSNKRAPEGPHLLKKDGYYYLFQAEGGTGPGHRITVARSRTLMGNYESCPYNPIMRQNDEGAAIQRCGHGKPVQTQNGDWYMVYLCGRMVGGGYSILGRETALDPIEWTQDGWPIVNGLKGPSVLQIKPGLQECVYDELLKDDFSEPYLDTQWMFPRAPELDGIELKAGFLKIHGSVADLSSMKARNVVLRRQQHFKFDAECKMKINPMAMGQNAGLTCYYDENTFLKFGLFMEAAVRDDDKAPSYVMKINVIQHIDEDNIACEGVAVDTKQRFIWLKIVTNYLKRSFYYSYDGENYTHFVTLDNVYYLCDEGLNKGKRFTGAMVGMYAYAGGEYTHVAEFDYFEYKSR, translated from the coding sequence TTGATTAATCAACTGGAAAATGCGATATATCTCGAGAATCTTTCACAGATTAAGAGAATATTACAGGAGAATCCCAAAGAGATAAACAGGGAAGATGAACACGGCGTTGCTATGGCATTCCTTGCAGCAAAGAGCGGTAACGAGCAGATTTTGAGATATATTGTGGAATATTCGCTTGCCAACATGAATATGGTGGACAGGGATCACCGCAATATACTTCATTATGCAACAATGTCCGGGAGCCTTAAGTGCGTGAAGTATCTCGTCGAGAAGGTTGGGATGTCTCCGGTTAGTGGTGACTTTAACCTTGTGACACCTTATGATATTGCACACGATAACAAATTTATGGATATCGAAGCGTATTACGAAGAGGTAACCGGGGCGCCAATTACGCAGATGTACCGTAATCCGATAAGAACGGGGTTCTATCCAGACCCTTCTATAGTCAGAGTCGGCGATGATTATTATATGGTGAATTCGTCATTTATATATTTCCCATGTATACCGGTCTCACATTCAAAGGATCTTATTCACTGGGAGATAATAGGACATGCAATAACCAATACGCAGTGGGCAATGCTTGATGAACTTGAAGGAGGCAGAGGCTACTGGGCTCCGGATATATCTTACTATGAAGGTAGATTCTATATTACGGCTACATACAGGCTTAATGACACAGGTACTGTGTACAGGAAGCAGATCGTGGTGTCCAGTGATAAGCCGGAAGGACCGTACAGCAAGCCTGCAATCATAGATGAGGATGGAATAGATCCATCAATATTTAATGATGATGACGGCAGAAGATATATGCTTCTTAACAGAGGTGCAAGAATATTTGAACTGAGTAAGGATGCGACTAAGAAGATATCTGAGGCGCAGATGCTTTATTACGGAAGCAATAAAAGGGCACCGGAGGGACCACACCTGCTTAAGAAGGACGGATATTATTATCTGTTTCAGGCTGAAGGCGGAACAGGCCCGGGACACAGGATAACCGTGGCACGTTCCAGGACACTTATGGGTAATTACGAGAGCTGCCCGTATAATCCGATAATGAGACAGAATGACGAGGGAGCAGCGATACAGCGCTGCGGACATGGTAAGCCGGTACAGACTCAGAACGGTGACTGGTATATGGTGTATCTGTGCGGAAGAATGGTAGGCGGTGGATACAGTATACTCGGAAGAGAGACAGCGCTCGATCCGATTGAGTGGACACAAGACGGATGGCCGATAGTAAATGGCCTTAAAGGACCGAGTGTATTACAGATTAAGCCGGGTCTTCAGGAATGTGTATATGATGAGCTGCTTAAGGATGATTTCTCAGAGCCGTATCTTGATACACAGTGGATGTTCCCGCGAGCTCCTGAGCTTGATGGAATAGAGCTTAAGGCAGGATTTCTTAAGATACACGGAAGTGTTGCAGATCTTAGCAGCATGAAAGCACGTAATGTTGTCCTGAGAAGACAACAGCATTTTAAATTTGATGCAGAATGCAAGATGAAGATTAATCCCATGGCTATGGGACAGAATGCGGGCCTTACATGCTATTATGACGAGAATACATTTCTTAAGTTTGGACTGTTCATGGAAGCAGCTGTGAGGGATGATGACAAGGCACCGTCATATGTAATGAAGATTAATGTTATCCAGCACATAGATGAGGATAATATTGCCTGTGAAGGAGTTGCAGTTGATACAAAGCAGAGATTCATATGGCTTAAGATAGTGACTAATTATCTTAAGAGAAGCTTTTATTACAGCTATGATGGTGAAAATTATACACATTTTGTGACACTTGATAATGTGTATTATCTGTGTGATGAGGGCCTTAACAAGGGCAAGAGGTTCACGGGGGCCATGGTTGGCATGTATGCATATGCCGGCGGGGAATATACGCATGTGGCCGAGTTTGATTATTTTGAATATAAGAGCAGATAA
- a CDS encoding rhamnogalacturonan acetylesterase: MDTKIFWAGDSTVKQNNYTSFPQTGIGQAFALFIKQSIRIENYAQNGRSTRSFIAEGRLDAIDKRIGEGDFLFIQFGHNDEKKQDPSRYTESFGSYQENLLKFIDVARKHGAHPVLITPLYRRKFNEDGRTLVEGTHLDYPEAMIELGKRENVPVIDLCTSSKALIEQFGEKATRKWFMHVEPGIYPHFPDGKEDDTHLQYEGAYRFSQLIAEDMKKLGGVYADLFIDPDSDYEDPAMLID, from the coding sequence ATGGATACAAAGATTTTTTGGGCAGGGGATTCCACTGTAAAGCAGAATAATTATACGAGTTTTCCACAGACAGGAATCGGTCAGGCATTCGCACTTTTTATAAAGCAGAGCATACGTATTGAAAATTATGCGCAGAATGGCAGAAGTACCAGGAGCTTTATAGCTGAGGGACGCCTTGATGCAATAGACAAAAGAATAGGTGAGGGTGATTTCCTTTTTATACAGTTTGGACATAATGACGAGAAGAAGCAGGATCCATCCAGATATACTGAGAGCTTTGGTTCATATCAGGAGAATCTTCTCAAGTTTATAGATGTAGCAAGAAAGCATGGTGCGCATCCGGTGCTTATAACTCCGTTATACAGAAGAAAGTTCAATGAGGACGGAAGGACGCTTGTTGAGGGTACGCATCTGGATTACCCTGAGGCGATGATAGAACTTGGCAAGCGTGAGAATGTACCGGTTATTGATCTGTGTACATCAAGCAAAGCACTTATAGAACAGTTTGGCGAGAAGGCAACAAGAAAGTGGTTTATGCATGTTGAACCTGGTATATATCCGCATTTCCCTGATGGGAAGGAGGATGACACGCATCTTCAGTACGAAGGCGCTTACAGATTCTCACAGCTTATTGCAGAAGATATGAAGAAGCTTGGCGGAGTATATGCGGATTTATTTATTGATCCGGACAGCGATTATGAGGACCCTGCAATGTTGATAGATTAA
- a CDS encoding carbohydrate ABC transporter permease yields the protein MSEIVVKKKKKKVKVFPIVNAIIFILISLIILVPMWKVIVDSFDARAGYGMLFWPQVFSINGYKEVITNAVLYKPFLISVFVTAVGSLLGLTLATLGAYVLIQYEMPGRNFFANMLLFTMIFNGGMIPTYLVMKNLHLLNTLGAVIFPLAINVYNLVLMRNFFEGIPGSLFEAAQIDGCSPMGIFFKIVLPLSKAAIASIGLMFMVTFWNDYTNFKIYINDNSLFNFQIKLRSLVMDNDMPDVGGVDPNTVKNAATIVAILPFMIMYPFLQDYFVQGVNVGAVKE from the coding sequence ATGAGTGAAATCGTAGTTAAGAAGAAAAAGAAGAAAGTAAAAGTATTCCCAATTGTTAATGCAATTATCTTTATACTTATTTCTTTAATCATACTTGTTCCTATGTGGAAGGTTATCGTTGACTCTTTCGATGCCCGCGCTGGTTATGGTATGTTATTTTGGCCACAGGTATTCTCTATCAATGGCTATAAGGAAGTTATTACTAATGCCGTGCTTTACAAGCCATTCCTTATTTCTGTATTCGTTACAGCAGTAGGTTCATTACTTGGTCTTACACTGGCAACACTTGGTGCTTATGTACTTATTCAGTACGAGATGCCTGGACGTAACTTCTTCGCTAATATGTTACTGTTCACAATGATATTCAATGGTGGTATGATTCCTACATACCTCGTTATGAAGAACCTGCACCTCCTCAATACACTTGGTGCCGTTATCTTCCCACTGGCTATCAATGTATATAACCTCGTACTTATGAGAAACTTCTTCGAGGGTATTCCGGGAAGTTTGTTCGAGGCAGCACAGATTGACGGATGTTCTCCAATGGGCATCTTCTTCAAGATTGTACTTCCTCTTTCAAAGGCAGCTATTGCCTCAATCGGTCTGATGTTCATGGTAACATTCTGGAACGATTATACAAACTTCAAGATTTATATTAATGATAACTCACTGTTCAACTTCCAGATTAAGCTTCGTAGCTTGGTTATGGATAACGATATGCCTGATGTTGGTGGTGTAGATCCTAACACAGTTAAGAATGCAGCTACTATCGTTGCTATTCTTCCGTTCATGATTATGTACCCATTCCTTCAGGACTACTTCGTACAGGGCGTTAACGTAGGTGCTGTTAAGGAGTAA
- a CDS encoding ABC transporter permease subunit, translating into MQCKSCNTELPKHAKVCPKCGAKVSDKGPQNLKVIAIAGAVIAFIGGLLPFVQNTGDVEKAYSFMNIQMPVFWYLYMIALVATILLCVAKKEKLSIITTAIAGVIFAVAFFVSPFLEYAGRQQGKGGTVINKYNNVMLSDLLSNGENGIGMGTFVVIIGLIVAIIGVFFDLLKYFKKEINVDAKYMTNSINKSVWSMVYYYRWFYVMFLPALIFVLLFNYWPMLGLRYAFTSYKITNPYYIGITHFHEMATADIYFWTAFKNTLYLSVIKLILNTGAAVIISLLLHEISNIIFKKTVQTIIYLPHFMSWVVTASLFRLILAPSSSGMVNTFLAEVFGMFGGNPSNGIFFLGDPRYWVGSYFVINVWKDTGWGTILFLATLSGISPELYEAAEIDGANRFNKMRYITLPALTNTIITVFILNLAKVMNLFESVFVLMNDAVYDVSNVLQTFVYYKTFGGGRPDYGYTTAVGLFRSVVSGVLVIICNYASKKVRGRGIV; encoded by the coding sequence ATGCAATGTAAGTCTTGTAATACAGAGTTACCTAAACATGCTAAAGTGTGCCCAAAGTGCGGCGCCAAGGTCAGCGATAAGGGACCTCAGAATCTTAAGGTAATTGCTATAGCCGGTGCTGTAATTGCGTTTATAGGTGGGCTACTGCCTTTTGTTCAGAATACTGGAGATGTTGAAAAAGCCTACAGCTTTATGAATATCCAGATGCCTGTATTCTGGTATCTGTATATGATTGCTTTAGTAGCAACAATTCTTCTTTGCGTAGCAAAGAAAGAAAAACTTTCAATTATTACAACTGCAATTGCAGGCGTAATTTTTGCAGTAGCATTTTTCGTATCACCATTCCTTGAATATGCCGGAAGACAGCAGGGCAAGGGCGGTACAGTTATTAACAAATATAACAATGTTATGCTTAGTGATCTCCTTTCTAATGGAGAGAACGGTATTGGTATGGGTACATTCGTTGTAATTATCGGTCTGATAGTCGCAATTATAGGTGTATTCTTCGATTTATTGAAGTATTTTAAGAAGGAAATTAATGTTGACGCAAAGTACATGACGAACTCCATCAACAAGAGTGTATGGTCAATGGTATACTACTACAGATGGTTCTATGTTATGTTCCTGCCGGCACTGATCTTTGTATTGTTATTCAACTACTGGCCAATGCTTGGTCTGCGTTACGCATTTACAAGTTATAAAATCACTAATCCGTATTACATAGGTATTACTCATTTCCATGAGATGGCTACAGCGGATATTTATTTCTGGACAGCATTTAAGAATACTCTTTACCTGAGTGTTATAAAGCTCATCCTTAACACAGGTGCAGCTGTTATCATTTCTCTGCTGCTCCATGAGATTTCTAACATTATATTTAAGAAGACAGTACAGACAATTATCTATCTCCCTCACTTTATGTCATGGGTTGTTACAGCTTCTCTGTTCCGTCTTATCCTTGCTCCAAGTTCATCAGGTATGGTTAACACATTCCTTGCAGAAGTATTTGGTATGTTTGGTGGTAACCCATCCAATGGTATCTTCTTCCTTGGAGATCCGAGATACTGGGTTGGCTCATATTTCGTAATCAATGTATGGAAGGATACAGGTTGGGGAACAATCCTCTTCCTTGCTACACTGTCAGGTATCAGCCCTGAGCTTTACGAAGCAGCTGAGATTGATGGTGCTAACCGTTTCAACAAGATGAGATATATAACACTGCCAGCACTTACTAACACAATTATTACAGTATTCATTCTTAACCTTGCTAAGGTTATGAACCTGTTCGAGTCAGTATTCGTACTTATGAACGATGCTGTATATGATGTATCTAACGTATTACAGACATTCGTATACTACAAGACATTCGGTGGTGGACGTCCTGATTACGGTTATACAACAGCCGTTGGTCTCTTCCGTTCTGTTGTCAGTGGTGTTCTCGTTATCATCTGTAACTATGCAAGTAAGAAGGTCCGCGGACGCGGTATTGTGTAA